In Luteitalea sp. TBR-22, one genomic interval encodes:
- the mqnC gene encoding cyclic dehypoxanthinyl futalosine synthase codes for MIRVGAVGFLNARPLEYGLDRDPQFAVRLDVPSRCAALLHAGEIDLGLVPVIELLRGRVAYDIVPGLAIACDGPVQSVALFTRVPVPQVRSIALDVSSRSSVGLLRVLCRHHFGIAPTFVDATPDLAAMLSVADAALVIGDPALEAPYEALGAQKIDLGEAWKAFTGLPFVFATWIARPGVISPALVTRLHEARRAGVEAIEALARAEAGARTERAAGLEQYLRHNIRYDLDEGALRGLSRYLTLAMADGLAPQRPDVLRAVEALGVPAAVRSQVGEQVGMSTAGKGTRQMSLQAIVEKVERGERIDADEALVLYRDASTWQLGRLADAIRARRHPERVVTYIIDRNVNYTNVCVARCNFCAFYRTVGSPDGYVLSREELFAKIDETISVGGNQLLLQGGHNPDIPLAWYEDLFRAVKAQYPTFRLHALSPPEILHISRMSKLPVPEVVSRLIAAGLDSVPGGGAEILVDRVRKLLNCYGKATADEWLGVMREVHLQGLRTTATMMYGSVETPEERIEHMMRLRTLQDETGGFTAFITWSYQPDHTELAGVELTGVEYLRTLALARIVLDNFDNLQASWVTQGGKVGQLSLAFGANDMGSVMIEENVVRAAGASYCMDEVEIVRNIENMGFTAMRRNMHYDLVGQPVFRERAVPRRLSLDVAKKDGADLMPAELAAYEARTRAERERRAQVPQV; via the coding sequence GTGATCAGGGTCGGCGCGGTCGGGTTCCTCAACGCCCGGCCCCTCGAGTACGGCCTCGACCGCGACCCGCAGTTCGCGGTGCGCCTCGACGTGCCGTCGAGGTGCGCGGCCCTGCTGCATGCCGGCGAGATCGACCTCGGCCTGGTGCCGGTGATCGAGCTGCTGCGCGGCCGGGTTGCCTACGACATCGTGCCGGGCCTGGCGATTGCCTGCGACGGCCCGGTGCAGTCGGTGGCGCTGTTCACGCGCGTGCCGGTGCCGCAGGTCCGCAGCATCGCCCTCGACGTGAGCTCCCGCAGCTCGGTCGGCCTGCTGCGCGTGCTGTGCCGCCATCACTTCGGGATTGCGCCGACCTTCGTCGATGCGACGCCGGATCTGGCCGCGATGCTGTCGGTGGCCGATGCTGCACTGGTGATCGGCGACCCGGCGCTCGAGGCGCCCTACGAGGCGCTGGGGGCGCAGAAGATCGACCTCGGTGAGGCGTGGAAGGCGTTCACCGGGCTGCCCTTCGTGTTCGCGACGTGGATTGCGCGGCCGGGAGTCATCAGCCCGGCGCTGGTGACGCGGCTGCACGAGGCGCGGCGGGCCGGCGTCGAGGCGATCGAGGCACTGGCGCGGGCCGAGGCCGGTGCCCGGACGGAGCGCGCGGCCGGTCTCGAGCAGTACCTGCGCCACAACATTCGGTACGATCTGGACGAGGGCGCCCTCCGGGGCCTCTCGCGCTATCTCACCCTCGCCATGGCCGACGGTCTCGCGCCGCAGCGCCCCGACGTGCTGCGCGCCGTCGAGGCCCTGGGCGTGCCGGCCGCGGTCCGGTCCCAGGTGGGGGAGCAGGTGGGCATGTCGACAGCAGGGAAGGGCACGAGGCAGATGTCGCTGCAGGCCATTGTGGAGAAGGTGGAGCGCGGCGAGCGCATCGACGCCGACGAGGCGCTGGTGCTGTACCGCGACGCGAGCACGTGGCAACTCGGCCGCCTGGCCGACGCGATTCGTGCCCGCCGCCATCCCGAGCGGGTGGTGACATACATCATCGACCGCAACGTCAACTACACCAACGTGTGCGTGGCGCGCTGCAACTTCTGCGCGTTCTACCGCACGGTCGGCAGCCCCGACGGCTACGTGCTCTCGCGCGAGGAGCTGTTTGCCAAGATCGACGAGACGATCAGCGTCGGCGGCAACCAGCTGCTGCTCCAGGGCGGGCACAACCCCGACATCCCGCTGGCCTGGTACGAGGACCTGTTCCGCGCCGTCAAGGCGCAGTACCCGACGTTCCGCCTGCACGCGCTGTCGCCGCCCGAGATCCTGCACATCTCGCGGATGTCGAAGCTGCCGGTGCCCGAGGTCGTGTCGCGGCTGATCGCCGCCGGACTCGACAGCGTTCCCGGTGGTGGCGCCGAGATCCTCGTCGACCGCGTCCGCAAGCTGCTGAACTGCTACGGGAAAGCCACCGCTGACGAGTGGCTGGGCGTGATGCGCGAGGTGCACCTGCAGGGGCTGCGCACCACGGCGACCATGATGTACGGGAGCGTCGAGACGCCCGAGGAGCGCATCGAGCACATGATGCGGCTCCGCACCCTGCAGGACGAGACCGGTGGCTTCACCGCGTTCATCACGTGGAGCTACCAGCCCGATCACACCGAGCTCGCGGGCGTGGAGCTCACCGGGGTCGAGTACCTGCGCACGCTCGCCCTGGCGCGCATCGTGCTCGACAACTTCGACAACCTGCAGGCGTCGTGGGTGACCCAGGGCGGCAAGGTCGGGCAGTTGAGCCTCGCGTTCGGCGCCAACGACATGGGCAGCGTGATGATCGAGGAGAACGTCGTGCGGGCCGCCGGCGCGAGCTACTGCATGGACGAAGTCGAGATCGTCCGCAACATCGAGAACATGGGCTTCACGGCGATGCGCCGGAACATGCACTACGACCTGGTGGGGCAGCCGGTGTTCCGCGAACGGGCCGTGCCGCGCCGGTTGTCGCTCGACGTCGCGAAGAAGGACGGCGCCGACCTGATGCCGGCCGAACTGGCCGCGTACGAGGCGCGCACGCGCGCCGAGCGCGAGCGCCGCGCGCAGGTTCCGCAGGTGTAG